A stretch of the Aphis gossypii isolate Hap1 chromosome 2, ASM2018417v2, whole genome shotgun sequence genome encodes the following:
- the LOC114131370 gene encoding uncharacterized protein LOC114131370 — protein sequence MIATQIFCSMIVLISSVHFITCPSVSNGGATKPDMGKFAVVNNKSDTTTESQIEEKMDQSNLEKKSTIGHVISKSYSAFFWPIKKSWNIFKGFISLPRNIFLRNKEVKGGINNINFDD from the exons ATGATTGCCACACAGATATTTTGTTCtatgattgttttaatttcttcAGTACAT TTTATAACTTGTCCATCTGTTTCTAATGGTGGTGCAACGAAACCAGATATGGGAAAATTTGcagttgtaaataataaatcagatACTACTACA GAATCtcaaattgaagaaaaaatggATCAATCAAATCTAGAGAAAAAATCAACCATTGGGCATGTGATATCAAAATCTTATAGTGCATTCTTCTGGCCTATAAAGAAATCATGGAATATTTTCAAAGGGTTTATATCGTTACCCcgaaatatatttctaagaaACAAAGAAGTGAAAGGaggaattaataatattaattttgatgattaa